The following proteins are encoded in a genomic region of Burkholderia gladioli:
- a CDS encoding SLC13 family permease has product MQARLATLNTGTNIALALLAAGLGAIAMLAARGTLAPHDARIVAIVFACIVLWATNAIASLWVSLLFFFLAATCTRVPAAAIFSGFGSSAFWLVFSGAAIGFALKDSGLSARLGGALARRIGASYPRALLAFAVLGFALSLVMPSTFGRIAILVPIALGYCEAVGLGPESNGRRGILLLVIVGAYELAAAVLPANLPNVIMAGILEQSHGLRLRFSDYLAWFFPAGAILRGAVLVLAAWRLFPDRIDTAGAAATLPAALSRREWHAMTLLAITLAGWFSDAWHHVAPGWIGLGFALVYFASSPADALERFTASLKMELLWFIAAIIGLTALVNQLGARLPGMAALDALRDSPMLAYAALSALSILLCFAVTSNAEPALYIPIASQALAQSVYLKAGLLAQVMGYATTVLPYQSPPIVFGIALARLERRAALRYCVVTAGLGVLCVIPFNALWWRWLGVL; this is encoded by the coding sequence ATGCAGGCCAGACTCGCCACCCTGAACACCGGCACAAACATCGCCCTCGCCCTGCTCGCGGCCGGCCTGGGCGCGATCGCGATGCTGGCCGCACGCGGCACGCTGGCCCCGCACGACGCCCGCATCGTCGCGATCGTGTTCGCCTGCATCGTGCTGTGGGCCACCAACGCGATCGCCAGCCTGTGGGTCTCGCTGCTGTTCTTCTTCCTCGCGGCCACCTGCACCCGCGTGCCGGCCGCCGCGATCTTCTCGGGCTTCGGGTCCAGCGCGTTCTGGCTGGTGTTCAGCGGCGCGGCGATCGGCTTCGCGCTGAAGGACAGCGGCCTGAGCGCGCGGCTCGGCGGCGCGCTGGCGCGACGCATCGGCGCCTCCTATCCGCGCGCGCTGCTGGCTTTCGCCGTGCTCGGCTTCGCGCTCTCGCTGGTGATGCCCTCGACCTTCGGGCGCATCGCGATCCTGGTGCCGATCGCGCTCGGCTACTGCGAGGCGGTCGGGCTCGGCCCCGAGTCGAACGGCCGGCGCGGCATCCTGCTGCTGGTGATCGTCGGCGCCTATGAGCTGGCCGCCGCGGTGCTGCCGGCCAACCTGCCGAACGTGATCATGGCCGGCATCCTGGAGCAGTCGCATGGGCTGCGGCTGCGTTTCTCCGACTATCTCGCCTGGTTCTTCCCGGCCGGCGCGATCCTGCGCGGCGCCGTGCTGGTGCTCGCGGCCTGGCGGCTGTTTCCCGATCGGATCGACACGGCGGGCGCGGCCGCCACGCTGCCGGCCGCGCTGTCGCGCCGCGAATGGCATGCCATGACGCTGCTCGCGATCACGCTGGCGGGCTGGTTCAGCGATGCCTGGCACCACGTCGCGCCGGGCTGGATCGGGCTCGGTTTCGCGCTGGTCTATTTCGCGAGTTCGCCCGCCGACGCCCTGGAGCGCTTCACGGCCTCGCTGAAGATGGAGTTGCTGTGGTTCATCGCGGCCATCATCGGCTTGACGGCCCTGGTCAACCAGCTAGGCGCGCGCCTGCCGGGCATGGCCGCGCTCGACGCGCTGCGCGACAGCCCGATGCTCGCTTATGCCGCGCTCAGCGCCTTGTCGATCCTGCTGTGCTTCGCGGTCACCTCGAATGCGGAGCCGGCGCTCTATATACCGATCGCCTCGCAGGCGCTCGCGCAAAGTGTCTACCTGAAGGCCGGCTTGCTGGCGCAGGTGATGGGCTACGCGACCACGGTGCTGCCTTACCAGTCGCCGCCGATCGTGTTCGGCATCGCGCTGGCCAGGCTGGAGCGGCGCGCGGCGCTGCGCTATTGCGTGGTGACGGCGGGATTGGGCGTGCTGTGCGTGATCCCGTTCAACGCGCTGTGGTGGCGATGGCTCGGGGTGCTGTGA
- a CDS encoding helix-turn-helix domain-containing protein, producing the protein MPAAGPRKKRLRGARFDFDSIGERLRAYRMAAELRSEDLAERLDISRAAVYKLERGEIVKIDTLERLATLFGVSLANLLGVEVEYHDSAISYFERMRQIERRSRRIVAHFDPFSFLLTSDDYAGWLRRMLEESVPPALADAAWTQTLSKVMAILDERKAAYRATPLDVTSLIGLRQIEQFLHHGLVGRLGLPPGVQLERKLAARREVMRIVGMLEDETAGVRIGIVADALPNETFQIFEGEHEAQVAVSPFRLGELPNIRTGIATITTSADAVAMYRRMIDRLWADAAKGKAGAKLLRDLLERV; encoded by the coding sequence ATGCCCGCAGCCGGTCCCCGCAAGAAGCGTCTTCGAGGCGCGCGCTTCGATTTCGACAGCATCGGCGAGCGCCTGCGCGCCTACCGGATGGCGGCCGAGCTGCGCAGCGAGGACCTGGCCGAGCGGCTCGACATCTCGCGCGCGGCCGTCTACAAGCTCGAGCGCGGCGAGATCGTCAAGATCGACACGCTGGAGCGGCTGGCCACGCTGTTCGGCGTGTCGCTGGCGAACCTGCTGGGCGTGGAGGTCGAGTATCACGACTCGGCGATCAGCTATTTCGAGCGGATGCGGCAGATCGAGCGGCGCTCACGGCGCATCGTCGCGCACTTCGATCCCTTCTCGTTCCTGCTGACCTCGGACGATTACGCCGGCTGGCTGCGGCGCATGCTGGAGGAAAGCGTGCCGCCGGCGCTGGCCGACGCGGCCTGGACGCAGACGCTGTCGAAGGTGATGGCGATCCTCGACGAGCGCAAGGCCGCCTACCGCGCGACGCCGCTGGACGTGACCAGCCTGATCGGGCTGCGCCAGATCGAGCAGTTCCTCCATCATGGGCTGGTGGGCCGGCTCGGGTTGCCGCCGGGCGTGCAGCTCGAACGCAAGCTCGCGGCGCGGCGCGAGGTGATGCGCATCGTCGGGATGCTGGAGGACGAGACGGCGGGCGTGAGGATCGGCATCGTCGCCGACGCGCTGCCGAACGAGACCTTCCAGATCTTCGAGGGCGAGCACGAGGCGCAGGTCGCGGTCTCGCCGTTCCGGCTCGGCGAGCTGCCGAACATCCGCACCGGCATCGCCACCATCACCACCTCGGCCGATGCCGTGGCGATGTACCGGCGCATGATCGACCGGCTGTGGGCCGACGCGGCAAAGGGCAAGGCCGGGGCCAAGCTGCTGCGGGACTTGCTGGAGCGCGTGTAG
- a CDS encoding PLP-dependent aminotransferase family protein, with translation MIRRAGTTLSEGIADNLARQIEEGILPAGSKLPSIREYADASGCSKNTVVSAFDILTANGLIEPRRGSGFFVCRRPGGGSGAAAAAIAESEGGATTLDRAMDVVWLMREQLHESANVLNLGEGFPPVDWLAKTRLDLYHQRVVRTGVASLFRYGSRYGYLPLRQSLQQKLAGYEIDAQPAQIVLTHGANQAIDIVLRYFVRPGDAVLVDDPGYYPLFGKLKLSGARIVGIPRETDGPSIAALEAALAEHRPRLFFTQSVGHNPTATDTSAAKAHRILQLAEAHDLMLVEDDALADLKPRTLTRIATLDQLRRTIYVGSFAKSVSAALRVGFLACEAGLASDLADVKMLMHVSSSEYCERTLDAIVSDGHFLRHTNFLQDKLRRATEAGILALRRLGAEIFRESEQSLYLWASLPGWPDSMQLAQALLERGVILAPGAVFAPGADRLSAYCRFNVAYLADKRFVAALKAVG, from the coding sequence ATGATACGGCGTGCAGGAACCACCTTGTCCGAGGGGATCGCGGACAATCTCGCCAGACAGATCGAGGAAGGCATCCTGCCGGCCGGCAGCAAGCTGCCCTCGATCAGGGAATACGCCGATGCCTCGGGCTGCTCGAAGAACACGGTGGTCAGCGCCTTCGACATCCTGACCGCCAACGGCCTGATCGAACCGCGGCGCGGCTCGGGCTTCTTCGTCTGCCGGCGGCCCGGCGGCGGCAGCGGCGCTGCGGCCGCGGCCATCGCCGAGAGCGAGGGCGGCGCCACCACCCTGGACCGCGCGATGGACGTGGTCTGGCTGATGCGCGAGCAGTTGCACGAGAGCGCCAACGTGCTGAACCTGGGCGAGGGTTTCCCGCCCGTCGACTGGCTCGCCAAGACGCGCCTGGACCTTTACCACCAGCGCGTGGTGCGCACCGGCGTGGCCTCGCTGTTCCGCTACGGCAGCCGCTACGGCTACCTGCCGCTGCGCCAGTCGCTGCAGCAGAAGCTGGCCGGCTACGAGATCGACGCGCAGCCCGCGCAGATCGTGCTGACGCACGGCGCCAACCAGGCCATCGACATCGTGCTGCGCTACTTCGTGCGGCCCGGCGATGCGGTGCTGGTCGACGATCCCGGCTACTACCCATTGTTCGGCAAGCTCAAGCTGAGCGGCGCACGCATCGTCGGGATCCCGCGCGAGACCGACGGCCCCTCGATCGCCGCGCTCGAAGCGGCGCTCGCCGAGCATCGCCCGCGGCTGTTCTTCACGCAGTCGGTGGGCCACAACCCCACCGCCACCGACACCAGCGCCGCCAAGGCGCATCGCATCCTGCAACTGGCCGAGGCGCACGACCTGATGCTGGTGGAGGACGACGCGCTGGCCGACCTGAAGCCGCGCACGCTCACGCGCATCGCCACGCTGGACCAGTTGCGCCGCACCATCTACGTGGGCAGCTTCGCGAAATCGGTGTCGGCCGCGCTGCGGGTGGGCTTCCTGGCCTGCGAGGCGGGCCTCGCCAGCGACCTGGCCGACGTCAAGATGCTGATGCACGTGAGCAGCTCGGAATACTGCGAGCGCACGCTCGACGCGATCGTCAGCGACGGCCATTTCCTTCGTCATACGAATTTCCTGCAGGACAAGCTGCGGCGCGCCACCGAGGCCGGCATCCTGGCGCTGCGCCGGCTGGGCGCCGAGATCTTCCGCGAGAGCGAGCAGAGCCTGTATCTGTGGGCCTCGCTGCCGGGCTGGCCCGATTCGATGCAGCTCGCCCAGGCGCTGCTGGAGCGCGGCGTGATCCTCGCGCCCGGTGCCGTGTTCGCGCCCGGCGCGGACCGGCTCTCGGCCTATTGCCGCTTCAACGTGGCCTACCTGGCGGACAAGCGCTTCGTGGCGGCGCTCAAGGCGGTGGGCTGA
- a CDS encoding hydroxymethylglutaryl-CoA reductase, degradative yields the protein MPIDSALPDFRSLTPAERLARIAAAAGLDDAQHALLAKPGALPIEVANGMIENVIGTFELPLAVAGYFRINGEDVLVPMAVEEPSIVAAASFMAKLAREAGGFRTSSTGPLMRAQVQVLGIDDPYGARQTILAARDELIELANARDAVLVKLGGGCRDIEVQVFPDTPRGAMVVAHLIVDVRDAMGANTVNTMAEAVAGRIEALTGGTVRLRILSNLADLRLARAHVRYSAATLATREYSGEAVIDGVIDAYLLAAVDPYRAATHNKGIMNGIDPVIVATGNDWRAVEAGAHAYASRGGRYTSLTTWEKAANGDLVGTIELPMPVGLVGGATRTHPLARAALRILGVQSAQRLGEIAAAVGLAQNMGALRALATEGIQRGHMALHARNIAIAAGASGADIDWVARKMAAARDVRTDRALELLAGPRD from the coding sequence ATGCCCATCGATTCCGCCCTGCCCGATTTCCGTTCCCTGACTCCCGCCGAGCGCCTGGCTCGCATCGCCGCGGCCGCCGGCCTCGACGACGCGCAGCACGCGCTGCTGGCCAAGCCCGGCGCGCTGCCGATCGAGGTGGCCAACGGCATGATCGAGAACGTGATCGGCACCTTCGAGCTGCCGCTGGCGGTGGCCGGTTACTTCCGCATCAACGGCGAGGACGTGCTGGTGCCGATGGCGGTGGAGGAGCCCTCGATCGTCGCGGCCGCCTCCTTCATGGCCAAGCTGGCGCGCGAGGCGGGCGGTTTCCGCACCTCCAGCACCGGGCCGCTGATGCGCGCCCAGGTGCAGGTGCTCGGCATCGACGATCCCTATGGCGCGCGCCAGACCATCCTGGCCGCCAGGGACGAGCTGATCGAGCTGGCCAATGCGCGCGACGCGGTGCTGGTGAAGCTCGGCGGCGGCTGCCGCGACATCGAGGTGCAGGTGTTCCCCGACACGCCGCGCGGCGCGATGGTGGTCGCGCACCTGATCGTCGACGTGCGCGACGCGATGGGCGCCAATACCGTCAACACCATGGCCGAGGCGGTGGCGGGGCGCATCGAGGCGCTCACCGGCGGCACCGTGCGGCTGCGCATCCTGTCGAACCTGGCCGACCTGCGGCTGGCCCGCGCGCACGTGCGCTACTCGGCGGCCACGCTGGCCACGCGCGAGTATTCGGGCGAGGCGGTGATCGACGGCGTGATCGACGCCTACCTGCTGGCCGCCGTCGATCCCTATCGCGCGGCCACCCACAACAAGGGCATCATGAACGGCATCGATCCGGTGATCGTCGCCACCGGCAACGACTGGCGCGCGGTGGAGGCGGGCGCGCATGCCTATGCCAGCCGCGGCGGACGCTACACCTCGCTGACCACCTGGGAGAAGGCGGCCAACGGCGACCTGGTCGGCACCATCGAGCTGCCGATGCCGGTCGGGCTGGTGGGCGGCGCCACGCGCACCCATCCGCTGGCGCGCGCGGCGCTGCGGATCCTCGGCGTGCAGAGCGCGCAGCGGCTCGGCGAGATCGCCGCGGCGGTCGGCCTGGCGCAGAACATGGGCGCGCTGCGCGCGCTCGCCACCGAAGGCATCCAGCGCGGCCACATGGCGCTGCACGCGCGCAATATCGCGATCGCGGCCGGCGCGAGCGGCGCCGACATCGACTGGGTCGCGCGCAAGATGGCGGCCGCCAGGGACGTGCGCACCGATCGCGCGCTGGAGTTGCTGGCCGGCCCGCGCGACTGA
- a CDS encoding tripartite tricarboxylate transporter permease — translation MTPLLSDFSVALAMGLLGAIAFAAIGLVSGTDETTTIAPLTLLVALLGVPPAGVFTFFLAGAVAKHMTHAIPTALLGIPGDTMAAPLLQQATALRALGVPHIALRKMISGAIVAACVAVPLAVLFAVLLAPFGGAIAKAAPWVFLAAACVIAYASAGRWACVLLLVPFVLLIVALQTLTGKYGVKLSVSYFLGIAIGPLIADLFAILSPPARRAMRREGLATFSLAPDLKGWRGWFPNPLRILDRSQAGWTLGTAALSSATFVFSPVAMTVVAGEIVGARVKHAYPRLTTVIAARNGVTEATYIAEALIPLIAFGLPLSPVAAGPAAPLFNAPPRFFVDTAGGQVHNLHTLMSAWAFLGYGLLAVLLAALIAYPLAMNYAHRAASFVARKLSHEAIIATFSGLIVVIGVWEGGLAGLAVILTVGLVGGVLSRLFGFNTGVQFMGYYAAVLGVPALMKLV, via the coding sequence ATGACCCCGCTGCTGTCCGACTTCTCCGTGGCGCTGGCGATGGGCCTGCTCGGCGCGATCGCCTTTGCCGCGATCGGTCTGGTCTCCGGCACCGACGAGACCACCACCATCGCGCCGCTGACCCTGCTGGTGGCCCTGCTCGGCGTGCCGCCGGCGGGCGTGTTCACCTTCTTCCTGGCCGGCGCGGTGGCCAAGCACATGACGCACGCGATCCCCACCGCGCTGCTCGGCATTCCCGGCGACACCATGGCCGCGCCGCTGCTGCAGCAGGCCACCGCCTTGCGCGCGCTCGGCGTGCCGCATATCGCGCTGCGCAAGATGATCTCGGGCGCGATCGTTGCGGCCTGCGTGGCGGTACCGCTGGCGGTGCTGTTCGCGGTGCTGCTGGCGCCGTTCGGCGGCGCGATCGCGAAGGCCGCGCCCTGGGTGTTCCTGGCCGCCGCCTGCGTGATCGCCTACGCCTCGGCCGGGCGCTGGGCCTGCGTGCTGCTGCTGGTGCCCTTCGTGCTGCTGATCGTGGCGCTGCAGACGCTGACCGGCAAGTACGGCGTGAAGCTCTCGGTCAGCTACTTCCTCGGCATCGCGATCGGCCCGCTGATCGCCGACCTGTTCGCGATCCTCTCGCCGCCGGCGCGCCGCGCAATGCGGCGCGAGGGGCTGGCCACCTTCTCGCTGGCGCCGGACCTGAAGGGCTGGCGCGGCTGGTTCCCGAACCCGCTGCGCATCCTCGATCGCAGCCAGGCCGGCTGGACGCTGGGCACCGCCGCGCTGTCGAGCGCGACCTTCGTGTTCAGCCCGGTGGCGATGACGGTGGTGGCCGGCGAGATCGTCGGCGCGCGCGTCAAGCATGCCTATCCGCGCCTGACCACGGTGATCGCCGCGCGCAACGGCGTGACCGAGGCCACCTATATCGCCGAGGCGCTGATCCCGCTGATCGCCTTCGGGCTGCCGCTGAGCCCGGTGGCGGCGGGGCCGGCCGCGCCGCTGTTCAATGCGCCGCCGCGCTTCTTCGTCGACACGGCCGGCGGGCAGGTCCACAACCTGCACACGCTGATGTCGGCCTGGGCCTTCCTCGGCTACGGGTTGCTCGCGGTGCTGCTGGCCGCGCTGATCGCCTATCCGCTGGCGATGAACTACGCGCATCGCGCGGCGTCGTTCGTGGCGCGCAAGCTCTCGCACGAGGCCATCATCGCCACCTTCTCGGGGCTGATCGTGGTGATCGGCGTGTGGGAGGGCGGCCTGGCGGGGCTGGCCGTGATCCTCACGGTGGGGCTGGTGGGCGGCGTGCTGTCGAGGCTGTTCGGCTTCAATACCGGCGTGCAGTTCATGGGCTACTACGCGGCCGTGCTCGGCGTGCCGGCCTTGATGAAGCTGGTGTAG
- a CDS encoding alpha/beta fold hydrolase: MKFPTLAGLATACALTFATLSPAAQAAGTVASTGAPAASADAVSYHTVDVNGVKIFYREAGPKNAPTVLLLHGFPTSSQMFRNLMPQLADRYHVIAPDYPGFGQSDMPAPDRFSYTFDNLAKVIDGFTETLGLTRYALYVQDYGAPVGYRIAAAHPERITAIVVQNGNAYEEGIAGDFWKPLKAYWADRSEANAERLRQLLQLKVTRWHYVDGTRELSHLDPGTWTLDQAYLDRPGNQEIQLDLFYSYGSNVAQYAQWQAYFREYQPPMLIVWGKNDKAFPPVGARAYLRDLPKAELHLFDTGHFALEEDGAEIGRLMRAFLKRNVPATR, encoded by the coding sequence ATGAAATTCCCGACCCTCGCCGGCCTGGCTACCGCTTGCGCCCTCACGTTCGCCACGCTCTCGCCCGCCGCCCAGGCCGCCGGCACCGTCGCGTCGACCGGCGCCCCCGCGGCAAGCGCAGATGCCGTCAGCTATCACACCGTCGATGTGAACGGCGTGAAGATCTTCTATCGCGAGGCCGGCCCGAAGAACGCCCCCACCGTGCTGCTGCTCCACGGCTTCCCGACCTCGTCGCAGATGTTCCGCAACCTGATGCCGCAGCTGGCCGACCGCTACCACGTGATCGCGCCGGACTACCCCGGTTTCGGCCAGAGCGACATGCCGGCGCCGGATCGCTTCAGCTATACCTTCGACAATCTCGCCAAGGTGATCGACGGGTTCACCGAAACCCTCGGCCTGACGCGCTACGCGCTGTACGTGCAGGATTACGGCGCGCCGGTCGGCTATCGGATCGCCGCGGCGCATCCCGAGCGCATCACCGCGATCGTCGTGCAGAACGGCAACGCCTACGAGGAGGGCATCGCCGGCGATTTCTGGAAGCCGCTGAAGGCCTACTGGGCCGATCGTTCGGAGGCCAATGCCGAGCGCCTGCGCCAACTGCTGCAGTTGAAGGTGACGCGCTGGCACTACGTGGACGGGACGCGCGAGCTCAGCCACCTGGATCCCGGCACCTGGACGCTCGACCAGGCCTATCTCGATCGCCCCGGCAACCAGGAGATCCAGCTGGACCTGTTCTACAGCTACGGCAGCAACGTGGCGCAATACGCGCAATGGCAGGCCTATTTCCGCGAGTACCAGCCGCCGATGCTGATCGTCTGGGGCAAGAACGACAAGGCCTTCCCGCCGGTCGGCGCGCGCGCCTATCTGCGCGACCTGCCCAAGGCGGAGCTGCACCTGTTCGATACCGGCCATTTCGCGCTGGAGGAGGATGGCGCCGAGATCGGCCGGCTGATGCGCGCGTTCCTCAAACGCAACGTGCCCGCCACGCGCTGA
- a CDS encoding TonB C-terminal domain-containing protein: MTIGSPRRNRAAGSALTSLTSLTSLAPLALIASLALAGCAANDPPMPSPDQIASICLKQAAQGGDPVSLAHLSALQWQRYVGCRIGGSLYVARPAVDGYPEAVLSTHFSRSGAVESSELQPANGGGDPAWNAAVTQALASASPLPALGTPNQTARIDLHFSPRWKLAGLTGGAGLSSSSHWSVEHCTVMAAGAKSCTGPAD; encoded by the coding sequence ATGACCATCGGATCGCCGCGCAGGAATCGCGCTGCCGGGAGCGCCCTCACCTCGCTCACCTCGCTCACCTCGCTCGCCCCGCTTGCGCTCATCGCCTCGCTGGCGCTGGCCGGCTGCGCCGCCAACGACCCACCGATGCCCTCCCCCGACCAGATCGCCTCGATCTGCCTGAAGCAGGCCGCGCAGGGCGGCGATCCTGTCTCGCTGGCGCACCTGAGCGCGCTGCAATGGCAGCGTTACGTGGGCTGCCGGATCGGCGGCAGCCTGTATGTGGCGCGTCCCGCCGTCGACGGTTATCCCGAGGCGGTGCTGTCGACGCATTTCTCCCGCAGCGGCGCGGTCGAATCGTCCGAGCTGCAGCCCGCCAACGGGGGCGGCGACCCGGCCTGGAACGCCGCGGTCACGCAGGCGCTGGCGAGCGCCTCGCCGCTGCCCGCGCTGGGCACGCCCAACCAGACCGCGCGCATCGACCTGCATTTCAGCCCGCGCTGGAAGCTGGCGGGCCTGACCGGCGGCGCCGGCCTGTCGAGCAGCAGCCACTGGAGCGTGGAGCATTGCACGGTCATGGCCGCCGGCGCCAAAAGCTGCACCGGCCCCGCCGACTGA
- a CDS encoding LysR substrate-binding domain-containing protein → MEIKWIEDFIALAQYQSFSRAAEFRNVTQSGFSRRIQSLEQWVGAELIDRSSFPPVLTPAGRLFREAADDILHKLHDTRAIIRNEQRIAGRGLQIAAGHTIALNFLPGWLKALSGHFGEVRARVVPANVHDSILSLVNGNCELMFAYHHPELPLHLDPARYEHLTVGLDTLLPVSQPTPRAAPRFRLPGTSKAALPLISYTETSYFGRCQALLLSRAPATPMLRLHFESDMAEVLKKLVVEGEGLAWLPRSAIARELAAGELVPAGPAAWQLEVELRVYRDTSNRGAFVDTLWQHLRASI, encoded by the coding sequence ATGGAAATCAAATGGATCGAGGACTTCATCGCCCTCGCGCAATACCAGAGCTTCTCGCGCGCGGCCGAGTTCCGCAACGTCACGCAATCGGGCTTCAGCCGCCGCATCCAGTCGCTGGAGCAGTGGGTCGGCGCGGAGCTGATCGACCGCAGCAGCTTCCCGCCGGTGCTGACGCCGGCCGGGCGCCTGTTCCGCGAGGCCGCCGACGACATCCTGCACAAGCTGCACGACACGCGCGCCATCATCCGCAACGAGCAGCGCATCGCCGGGCGCGGCCTGCAGATCGCGGCCGGCCACACCATCGCGCTGAACTTCCTGCCGGGCTGGCTGAAGGCCTTGTCGGGCCATTTCGGCGAGGTGCGCGCGCGGGTGGTGCCGGCCAATGTCCATGATTCGATCCTGTCGCTGGTGAACGGCAACTGCGAGCTGATGTTCGCCTACCACCATCCCGAGCTGCCGCTGCATCTCGATCCGGCGCGCTACGAGCACCTCACGGTCGGCCTCGATACGCTGCTGCCGGTCAGCCAGCCCACGCCGCGCGCCGCGCCGCGCTTTCGCCTGCCGGGCACCAGCAAGGCCGCGCTGCCGCTGATCTCGTACACGGAAACCAGCTATTTCGGGCGCTGCCAGGCGCTGCTGCTGTCGCGCGCGCCGGCCACGCCGATGCTGCGGCTGCACTTCGAGTCGGACATGGCCGAGGTGCTCAAGAAGCTGGTGGTCGAGGGCGAGGGCCTGGCCTGGCTGCCGCGCAGCGCGATCGCGCGCGAGCTCGCGGCCGGCGAGCTGGTGCCGGCGGGGCCGGCCGCCTGGCAGCTCGAGGTGGAGCTGCGTGTCTATCGCGATACCAGCAATCGCGGCGCCTTCGTCGATACGCTCT